The sequence below is a genomic window from bacterium.
TGGGCAATACCTTCTGTAATTTCGATCCGGACTACATTCTGGCAATTATCTGGGGACAGCTTGAAGATAACGATCTTGTGCTCCTCGACTGCCATCTTTTCCCTGAACAGGAGGAAGGCGAAGACTCAGGTCGTGAACAGATCGAGCGGGTATATCGCACTGAACCCAATATGCGGTTCAACATCAATCCCCTGGTCCAGAGAGGGTTTGACAGCGATAACTGTGTATTTCACCTGGAATTGAGGCCAGTCGAGACAGATGTGGGTATCGTGTACAGAACCAACAAGCAATTGAAGATCCTGAAGAACGCAACTATCTTGTGCGGACAGGATAAGGTTACTCTGTCATCCGGAGATGTAATCCAGTTGGGATTCACTTACAAGTACACCCGCCAGCAGGTGGAAGGCTACCTGCAGCGGAACGGCTTTGAAAAAGTGCAGAGTTTCACGAGCAGCGACGGCGAAAACCTCCTTGTCCTTGCCAGGAAGCGGCAGTCCGAAGAGGATAGCCTCTGGGAGGAAAGCGATAAAGATATCATTCCGCAGGACGAGAGCGACGGGTTACCGGATGATGGTGCGGACCAGCCTGGAGATGCCAGGGTGGACCGCCGCAAAGACGACGATAAGGATTATCCGGGAGGAAATGTAGCTCAGGAGAACACGATACCATGAGCACCGGGAGCACCGGATCAGAGACTGCCGGAATCCCCTGTGGCTGCGAGCAGTTTGGGAGTTTGACCAGGGTGCTCCTGCTGCCTGCACCTCCCTTCGCCTCCACTGCGGAGCAATCATCCATTACGATACCGCCCTGGACAGGCGGACCCGTCAAACTCTGGCCAGAAATGGAGTGGAGCTCATCACCCTGCATCCCGAAGCCCTGACCGCAGGAGGAGGCAGCCTGCGGTGCCTGCCCCTGAGACCTTCACCGGGAATGCCAGTGCAGGCTGGACAACACCACCGGCCAGTCCTGCATCACCGGATGCAGGCGCATGGTGTACAAAGAATGCTGCAAAAAGGAACCATCATTGACAAAGATCCCTTTTCTTCATAAAATTATCTTAGATATTGCCTTTAATTAGTATAATCATTTATACCATTTACCTTATTGCAGTTGCAAGAGCTGCGGGAGCCTCAAAAAGTAGGGGGCAGCACCACAATGGAACAATACCGGCATTATGCTGACTATCTGATCAAAATGGCTATGAGTGATGCGGCTTCCGTGGATCATTTCTTACGATATGTACTGTTCACCGATTCCCTCTGGCAGCCGAGGATCATCAGGCTGGGCAAGCGGGTTCAAGGGCTTGAAGGCCCGTGGCAGAGGGTGAACCTCAATGAGGTCATAAAGCAGGAGACACTGGATGGAGGGCTTCTCTTCGATAATGTCAGGATCATTATTGAAGGGGAAAGCTCCCTTTCGGCAGAGGATATCTACCAGTTGTTGAGGCAGGAGGCCGCTGCCCTGAAACCTGGAGAGAAACGGCTGCCCCTGATTGCGGTGATTATCTCCCTGGCCCGATCCTCTGTTCACCTGATTCGTAAAAAGGCACATCCTTTTCTGGAAGTAACCAAAATCTTAGGCCCCAAGACTTTCATCGGCTTTGCCTCAATCAATCTTCATTCGATAGATATTGCCTTCTATCAAGAATATATGAGGGAACTTTTCCAGGACTGGAGCCTCAAAAAAGCTGAGCATATTCTGAATGGATCATTCAGCAGCCTGCTCCTTGGCTATTGCGTAAGACAACTGTGGCTCAGGAAGGATACCGATAATGATCTATCCGATAAGTTAGGGGTCTTAAAAGGCTTTTTAGAGAGAATCTGGAAGAAAGCTGCCTATGCTAATATATTTTATGAGACGCTGGGATTTTTTATAAAAGATTTACCTGATTTATATAACTATTTTGATGAAGGGGGTATTAAGATGAAATCCTTTATAGATACCATACCCAAGGGTACCAGAGAGATTTATAAAGAGGTCCTGGTTACTCCGGTAGTTAAAGAGTACCAGGAAAAATTGAAACAGTTGAAGATGGAAAAGAAAAGAGCGGAAAAGGAAAAGAAAAGAGCGGAAAAGGAACGGGAAAGAACAGAAAAGGAGATGGAAAGGGAAAGAGCGGAAAAGGAACGGGAAAGAACAGAAAAGGAGATGGAAAGAGAAAGAGCGGAAAAGGAACGGGAAAAGGAGAAGAGCGAATTACAAAAGACCTGCCAATTAGTTGTTTCCCATAGGTTCCCTGATATCCCCGCCGCATCTTTGATGTCCATAAGTCAATTGAGTTTTTCTGATTGCAGTCATCTCCTCAGAGAGTTGGAAGGAATCTCCAATGCCCATGATTGTGAGATATTGATAGAGAATCTCTGTAAGAAGGCCAAGCCTGGAGCGTCTGGAAAAGTGGGCTGATGAGATGGTACTGGCCACTAAACTAGCTTGTGCACAGGTCCTTCGGCGATTGAACCAGATGCTGGTAAAGGTACCTCGCCAGATACTCCTGGAACTTCGGGCCAATCTGAGAAGAGAAGAGATGGAAGACTTCTTCCTCCTTCTAAATCGCTATCCAGAGCAGATAATTTTTCAGTGGGATAAACCGGAGCAGCTTTGATAAGCAAATATCAGCAATCAGGCTGCAAGCTGGGCGATGCGGCTGTTGCAGCTCATGTTGAAGCAATGGATGTGGGAATTTTAGTTTCTGAGAACCGCGACTTTTTGTCCGAGATCAGGGGCTTGCCTTCACTCCGGCTTCTGCTTGAACAACGCATCGAACTTCCGCCTGACCTCATCAAGGGGGCTTGGCTTGTTATCAGCGCCCTCACCGGCTGCTGTTTCGGCAAAGGTGAAAAAGTCACAGAAGTTTGACTGCCCGCGGTCCGCGACCTGCTCACTCTGCGGCTCCCTGCACTTATTCGGCGCGTACTCGGAGTACAGGGCGCAGTTGAGGCAGCAGTGGAGGTAGCTTTCACAATGCGGGCAGGTAGCCAGCCTGCTGACAATTCTTCCGACTTCAACGGGTTTTCGGCAATGATGGCAGATTTTCATGATACTTTCTCCTTACTCTCTCCCCTCTCCCCCTAATGTGCCCTGGCCCAGGATGAGCCAAGGCCGATATCGACTTTCAGGGGGATGCTCATTTGGATGACATGTTCCATTTCGCTCCGGACGAGCCGGGTAATTTCCTCGACATCCCCTTCCGGGACCTCGAAGAGCAGCTCATCATGGATTTGCAGAATCATGCGGGCAGAAGCGGATAAGGATGGCTCCCGCAGCCTGTTGAAAATCCGGATCATGGCCAGTTTGATGATATCTGCGGCTGTTCCCTGCACCGGGGTATTGATGGCCATGCGCTCGGCCATTTGCCGGATATTTTTATCGGAGGCGTGCAGTTCGGGCAGGTGGCGTTTGCGGTTGAACATGGTCGTCACGTACCCGGTTTCTCTGGCCTGCTGAATGACCTGATCGAGGAAGGCCTTGACTCCTGCATAGCGGAGGAAGTAATTTTCGATATACTCATTGGCCGTGGTCCGGCTGATCCCCAGGTCCTTGGCCAGGCCAAAGGGGCTCATGCCGTAGATGATCCCGAAATTTACCACCTTGGCCCGCCTGCGCAGCTCGCCGTTTATCATCTGCGGGGTAATGCCGA
It includes:
- a CDS encoding L-histidine N(alpha)-methyltransferase, whose protein sequence is MKKIELITRSELESRFKECLEQRRMPDYFLYLGGSGVRSWLKLDSFKGFPIARQLTDLLRQSLPSLVSHFPRDLSLVSIGVGRGEKERLLLESLLTAGSSKYFAIDISSWMIDEALKTVADLKVDKVGLVAFLEDLPLMRQYWNPPVLLCLLGNTFCNFDPDYILAIIWGQLEDNDLVLLDCHLFPEQEEGEDSGREQIERVYRTEPNMRFNINPLVQRGFDSDNCVFHLELRPVETDVGIVYRTNKQLKILKNATILCGQDKVTLSSGDVIQLGFTYKYTRQQVEGYLQRNGFEKVQSFTSSDGENLLVLARKRQSEEDSLWEESDKDIIPQDESDGLPDDGADQPGDARVDRRKDDDKDYPGGNVAQENTIP